A single region of the Liolophura sinensis isolate JHLJ2023 chromosome 9, CUHK_Ljap_v2, whole genome shotgun sequence genome encodes:
- the LOC135475041 gene encoding histone-lysine N-methyltransferase PRDM16-like isoform X2, which produces MKYVQQAQDHQTHNLEAVQIENKIYYRTLRELKAGEEMLLFNKDILYSDSDCQKSDDDITNLPTTKGSRDVVTGGLSHQDSYIHSQDMLRRSISNDNLDKSEEDETKSEDFDYPTETGIEGEYKCDECPKSFQWKANLLRHQAAHEAGRRFPCENCEKVFTDPSNLQRHIRSQHHGARSHACPDCGKTFATSSGLKQHQHIHSSVKPFQCEVCLKAYTQFSNLCRHKRMHADCRQQIKCKDCGQAFSTVTSLSKHKRFCEGALRSGMRIGYSPEKMSPMGPMSIPPVNQASPLTSAAYMGLYAGRPPYPFYQHLGTGFPIFPSHPLGPLGSPVSPVDGKFKSALSPEVKTPSSMASESREKNEIRLFKDRKGSEGSEGSELSDMTSGSDLDISSGSDAESEASVSKKPFLSSAFSRPKVEERSKHLEMFRTPPASRHGDSTPTKSQQTPVIAHSAARKNLNPSPIQEDLPFDLSKSKKSRGSSSGEQPLDLSNKIKEPIPQEPSRKTHIFGERRISPQENKLHYAYPMMNPLLLDSFYGGLDKDKLQSYHDAAKFMAFARFPMASPTFPPMGQMPMLPPQVDHKDMSPVMKMDKTPEHLRFHPNINKLKERYSCKFCGKIFPRSANLTRHLRTHTGEQPYKCKYCERSFSISSNLQRHVRNIHNKEKPFKCPLCDRCFGQQTNLDRHLKKHESEGPNVADSPVNEAHDLEEKDEAYFAEIRNFIGKTSGCDSEVNERVDVEKVAYHKVEDLREDEEDEVLAEKLTDSRENSDEEDALSEPVNKKCRVEGETISTNNNESSKSRFRLSNGFSRTSESDIADSDCVQSLCQKNGYEIQNSFTALTCST; this is translated from the exons ACATAACTAACTTGCCGACGACAAAGGGTAGCCGGGATGTGGTGACAGGTGGGTTATCGCATCAGGACTCATATATACACAGCCAGGACATGCTGAGGAGAAGCATCTCCAACGACAACTTAGACAAATCCGAGGAGGACGAAACTAAAAG TGAAGACTTTGATTACCCGACAGAGACTGGTATTGAAGGAGAATACAAGTGTGACGAGTGTCCCAAAAGTTTCCAGTGGAAAGCTAATCTTCTGAGACATCAG GCAGCGCATGAAGCTGGTCGACGCTTTCCTTGTGAGAACTGTGAGAAAGTCTTCACAGATCCCAGCAACCTTCAACGCCACATTCGCTCCCAACACCACGGAGCACGATCCCACGCCTGTCCAGACTGTGGGAAGACGTTTGCTACTTCCAGTGGCCtgaaacaacatcaacacattCATAGCAGCGTGAAGCCCTTCCAGTGCGAAGTCTGCCTGAAGGCCTACACACAGTTTTCAAATCTCTGTCGTCACAAGAGAATGCACGCTGACTGCCGTCAACAAATCAAGTGTAAAGACTGTGGCCAGGCATTCTctacagttacctcccttagtaAACATAAGCGATTCTGCGAGGGTGCTCTGAGAAGCGGAATGCGCATTGGGTACTCCCCAGAGAAAATGAGTCCAATGGGGCCAATGAGTATACCCCCAGTGAACCAGGCCTCGCCTCTGACCTCAGCAGCTTACATGGGACTGTACGCTGGGCGCCCGCCCTACCCCTTCTACCAACATCTTGGCACTGGATTCCCTATATTTCCTAGCCACCCATTGGGCCCTCTTGGCAGCCCAGTGTCACCTGTGGACGGCAAGTTCAAATCTGCCTTGTCACCAGAAGTGAAAACACCATCATCGATGGCATCGGAGAGCAGGGAAAAGAATGAAATAAGGCTTTTTAAAGACAGGAAGGGTTCGGAAGGATCAGAGGGCAGTGAACTCTCAGACATGACCAGTGGCAGTGACTTGGACATTAGCTCTGGCTCTGATGCTGAGAGTGAGGCCAGCGTGTCCAAAAAGCCCTTCCTGAGCTCAGCATTCAGTCGACCCAAAGTTGAGGAGAGGTCAAAACATTTAGAGATGTTCCGCACTCCTCCAGCAAGTCGCCATGGAGACTCGACCCCTACTAAAAGTCAGCAAACACCGGTCATCGCCCATAGTGCCGCGCGCAAGAACCTCAATCCATCCCCCATTCAGGAAGATCTCCCGTTTGATTTGTCCAAGAGCAAGAAGTCCCGAGGGTCATCATCGGGAGAACAACCTTTGGACCTCAGCAACAAAATCAAGGAACCAATTCCCCAAGAGCCATCCCGAAAAACCCACATCTTTGGTGAACGCCGCATCTCTCCCCAGGAAAACAAACTCCACTATGCCTATCCCATGATGAATCCACTCTTGTTGGACTCATTTTATGGTGGGTTGGACAAGGACAAACTGCAGTCATACCACGATGCTGCCAAGTTTATGGCTTTTGCCCGATTTCCCATGGCCTCCCCGACGTTTCCTCCCATGGGCCAGATGCCTATGTTGCCCCCTCAGGTGGATCACAAGGATATGTCTCCTGTGATGAAGATGGACAAAACACCAGAACATCTCCGATTCCATCCGAACATCAACAAGCTCAAGGAAAGGTACTCCTGCAAATTCTGCGGCAAGATCTTCCCTCGTTCTGCAAACCTTACTCGCCACCTGCGAACACACACGGGAGAGCAGCCGTACAAGTGCAAGTACTGCGAGCGCTCGTTTAGCATCTCCTCTAACCTTCAACGCCATGTCCGCAACATCCACAACAAGGAGAAGCCGTTCAAGTGTCCACTGTGTGATCGTTGTTTTGGCCAGCAGACCAACTTGGATCGGCATCTGAAGAAGCATGAATCTGAAGGACCAAATGTAGCAGATTCTCCAGTGAACGAGGCCCATGATCTGGAGGAGAAAGATGAGGCTTATTTTGCTGAAATTCGTAACTTCATTGGAAAAACATCTGGTTGTGATTCTGAAGTAAATGAGAGAGTTGATGTTGAGAAGGTTGCCTACCACAAGGTAGAGGATCTTAGGGAAGATGAAGAAGATGAAGTCCTGGCTGAGAAACTGACGGATTCTCGCGAGAATTCTGATGAAGAGGATGCTCTTAGTGAACCTGTGAACAAGAAGTGTCGAGTGGAAGGGGAGACTATCTCCACTAACAATAATGAGTCCTCTAAAAGCCGATTCCGACTTTCAAATGGGTTTAGCAGAACATCGGAAAGTGATATTGCTGACTCAGACTGTGTTCAGAGCTTGTGCCAGAAAAATGGTTACGAAATCCAAAATAGCTTTACAGCTCTAACTTGCTCCACATGA